TTTGAATGTAGAATTGACAAAAAGAAAATTGTAAATCTCATCAACGTAATATTTATTCCAGAGCAGTTTTCGAAATCCGTTAGAATTATTTTCAACAGGAAGCGTTTGCGCAACATATTTTTTTCTTGCAAAGAAAATACTTGTTACTGCGATTGCAACAGAAACAGCCATCAATATATATTCCATTGAATGTGAACCTTCGTGATGAAGCGGTAAACGAAATTGCGCTTTTTCGAAAATCGGTTCGAGAAATTTTTCGAGAGCATTTCCACCACCGAGTGATTCGGGAATTCCAACAAATCCACCAACGATGGAAAGCACAGCAAGTATCATCAATGGAATCGTCATTGTTTTTGGCGCTTCGTGAGGATGTGTATGATGTGAATCGAAACGCGGCGTGTTTTCAAACGTAAGCGAAACAAGGCGGAACATATAAAACGCAGTAAGTGCCGCGCCGATTGCTCCGAGTAACCACAGCACAATATTTCCTTGCGAATATGCTTTCCATAAAATTTCGTCTTTGCTAAAAAATCCCGCGAACGGTGGAATGCCTGCGATTGCAATTGTTCCAATCAAAAATGTTGCAAACGTAATCGGTAAATATTTTTTCAATCCGCCCATTTTTTGAATGTCTTGTTCTTCGTGCATTGCATGAATCACGGCTCCGCTTCCGAGAAACAAAAGTGCTTTGAAAAATGCATGCGTCATCACGTGAAAAATTCCGGCAGTGAATGCGCCAACACCGAGCGCGAGAAACATATATCCAAGTTGTGAAACAGTTGAGTATGCAAGAACTTTTTTAATATCGTTTTGCACAAGCCCAATAGATGCGGCGAAAACTGCGGTGCAAATTCCGACAACAGCAACAATCAGCATTGTATCAGGAGCGAGCGCAAAGAGAATTGAACATCGTGCAATCATATAAATTCCGGAAGTAACCATCGTTGCCGCATGAATCAATGCTGAAACCGGCGTTGGTCCCGCCATTGCATCGGGAAGCCAAACAAACAGCGGAATTTGTGCAGACTTTCCCGTTGCGCCGATGAACAAACATAATGTTATCCAAAACAAAATCGAACTTCCGCTTTGCAACGTTGCGGCTTTTGAAAATACATCGGTGAATGTCAAAGTTCCGAATAAGGAATAAATCAAAAACATTCCGATGAGAAAACCGAAATCGCCAACGCGATTGACAACGAATGCTTTTTTCGCCGCATCAGTTGTCATCGAATTGTTATCTGCGCCGCCGACTTCAAATTTTCTATCGTGCCAAAATCCGATGAGAAGAAATGAACACAAGCCAACGCCTTCCCAACCGAGAAACATCACGAGAAAATTATTTCCCAACACGAGACACAACATCATCGTGATGAAAAGATTTAAATACGTGAAGAAACGCCAGAACGCTTTATCGCCGTGCATATAACCGATGCTATATACGTGAATCAAAAATCCAACGCCGGTTACGATGAGAGTCATCAAAATGGAAAGTTGGTCAATTTGTAATGCAAACGGAATTGAAAGTGAACCGACTTCAAACCAATTAAAAAGTTGAATGATGTGTGCGCGTTCTTCGATTGGTAAGTGAATCATTTCCCAAAATATTCCGCAAGCAATTACAAACGGAATAAATACGGCAAGACTTCCAATTGTGCCGGAAATTTTTTCGTTAGAAATTTTCTTTCCGAATAATCCATTCAGGAGAAAACCAACGAGCGGAGATATGATAATATATGGAGCGAAGTTCATCAATTTTACATTTTATATTTTACATTTTGTCAGTAGTCAATTGTCCGTTGACCGTTGCAATTACTTTCAATTAACTTATAACTATTAACTAATAACGAACTACCATTTCATAATATTGATTTCATCGAGAAACAATGTTTGTTTGTTACGATACAATGCGATGACGATTGATAGACCAACAGCGGCTTCAGCGGCGGCAACCGTCATTACAAAGAATACGAGAATTTGTCCCGTTGCATTTCCGATGAATTGCGAAAATGCAATGAGCGAAAGATTGACGGAGTTGAGCATAAGTTCAATGCACATAAACACTACAATTGCATTTCGCTGTGTGAGAACGCCAACGACTCCCGTTGTAAAAAGTATTGCGCTGAGAATGAGATAATGTTGAAGAGGAATCAAGGTGATATACGAATTTAGAATTTCGATTTACAATTGAATTTTCGGTGGAAAAGTTAGGGAAAATCCGAGGAAGTACAAACTTGCTTTTAAAAACAAAAGAGTCTCCTTTTTGCAAGAAGACTCTTTTTTTGAAAGAACTTCCGTTCATCGCAACAACATAAGCGACGTAATCACGGCAGCAGTAAATGTGATCAACGTAAGCATCACAAGGATAGTTTGTCCGTCCAATAGTTTCGATTTGCCAACAAGGTCAATGTCAATATTTGGGAAAAGTTTTCCTTTCTTAAAAAAATATACATCGGCGAGAAATAATCCGAAGAATAACGCCGTTGCAAATGTTTGTATTTCTTCGCCACGTTGCATAAAAAATGCAAGTGCAATAAAGGTAATAATAGGAACAAGTAATTGCAACGATGCAAATATCTTCTTCCACGAAACGAACCATGATTTTTTAGAATATAAATAATCGGAAATTTGTGTGAACTTTCCATTCACCCAAATCGGTTCGTTTCCATCAACACGAAGCCAAACAGCATCTTTGTTCAGCGAGAGGAAAACGAATTTTTTCATTTTCCCTTCTTCGTTCCATATCATCATTTCGTATGCTAAATCTTCCAATGTATCGGGAAGTTCGGGATGACTGATAAATTCTGCGATACTGTCGCTCGAAAGTCGCATATCGTCAAGTTGCGTTGAAATTTCGATATGTTCTTCCTGCATCGTTGGCATATGGTCGCCGCGCATCAGTTCAAATAACTTGATAACGCCGTCGCGGTTGAGTTGACATGGTGGAAGCGTTGCATATTTTGTGTATCGCTTCATAAATTTCTCCGTTCTTTTATTAAGGTGAAAAAAATAAGTTGAGTGTTGCTAAATATATTATCGGCAAAAAAACGAAATTCTTTAATCAATAATACGTGGGATGTTAATTTGTTGGAAATAAACTTGATCCCGTATGAACTTTTTTCAACATTCCGAAATGTTTGTAGGCAATTTCTGTCGCTTCTCTTCCGCGCGGAGTACGGTGAAGAAATCCTTCCTGCATCAAATACGGTTCGTACACTTCTTCAATCGTTCCCGCTTCTTCACCAACGGCGGCGGCAATCGTGCCAACTCCTACTGGACCTCCTTTAAATTTTTCAATAATCGTGAGAAGAATTCTTTTATCCATTTCATCTAATCCGTTGCTATCTACTTCAAGTTCGTTGAGCGTTTTCTGGGCAACTTCTTTCGTGATGATACGTTTGAATTCTTTTAATGAAGGATCCGCTTGCGCAAAATCTCTGCAACGTTTGAGCAAACGGTTCGCGATTCGCGGCGTTCCCCGCGAGCGAAGCGCAATTTCTTGTAATCCTTGTTCCTTCGCTTCAACGCCAAGTATTTTCGAAGAACGTCGGAGAATTTCTAACAAGATATTCGGCGTATAATAATCGAGCCGGTTGGGAATTCCGAAACGCGAACGAAGCGGCGCGCTTAATAATCCCGCGCGAGTTGTCGCTCCAACAAGTGTGAATTTTTTTATTTCCAGTTGCACACTGCTCGCATTAGGTCCCGAATCGTTGATGATATCCAAACGAAAATCTTCCATAGCAGAATATAAATATTCTTCAACAACAGTATTGAGGCGATGAATTTCGTCAATGAAAAGTATTTCGTCTTGTTCCAACTTCAATAACATTCCCGCTAAATTATACGGTTTGTCGAGGATAGGTCCCGATGTTATATGAATTTTTTTTCCCATTTCGTTTGCGATAATATGCGCAAGAGTTGTTTTTCCTAAACCGGGAGGTCCCGTGAGTAACACGTGGTCCAGCGGTTCTTTGCGTTGTTTCGCGGCAGAAATAAAAATGCGAAGATTGTTCACAATTTTTTCTTGTCCCCAAAATTCGTGGAGCGAATTAGGGCGAAGTGTTGTATCGAAATCGCGCTCGTCTTCCAACTGCTCGGGCGTTGTAATGTACGTTCTGTTCATAAGTTCGGTTGAAAACTACAAAAAATACTTTCTTTGAACAACAATTCTTTTAAAAAAAGGAAACGTACGTTGCGCGTTTGTTGTTTAACAAAAAAATAAATTTTTCATTTGTTTTCCTTAAATTTTCATCGTCCCAACTCTCGGACTGTTATTTGATTTCATTGCTGTTTTTTTTGTAATTTTGTCCACAATAAAAAGGAAATTAATTATTATACCTCTTCGCTACTATTTTCATTTTTTATTTAGTTAAAATCTTTAATTAACGTACGTGGGTTTTCGCTCAATAGTACAGCGTTTTATTTCATTCTTGCGTCAATATACAGCAACGGCAATTATTGTAACTGCTGGTGTTGTGGCTACTGCTGTGGTGGTGGTTCGTACCTTTCGCGACAAGCCAACACTTCCTGCTATTTCCGTTGATACTACGCACCAAAAGAAAATTTTTCCTCCCGAAATTCCATCAACGAAAGATACTCTTCTCAAACCTCAGGAACCTGAATCCGTGTCCGTTGCTCAAGAAATCTTTTCGGAAAACAAACACGTGGATTCAACGAATATCATTTCGAAACCGGAAACTTCTCGCGCAATTGTATCACAACAGATTCCTTCGGTAAAAGAAACTACGAGCGTTGCGGCTTCTCCATTTTCTATAGATAGTACAAAACAAATTACAAAAGCGCAACAAGACACAACGGAAAAAATTTCTTCCGACACATCTGTTGAAGAGAAAAAAACATCTCCCCCCATTACCAAAGATGAAGTAAGCGAAAAAGAAAAAATAGAAGAAGAAAAAGAAGGAAAAATTGAACAAGAAGAAGGAGAAGGGGAAGAAAAAAAGGAAGACGAAAAAATGTCCAAACCATCAAAAGGAACTGTTGAGCCGAGAAGAGATACACTTCGACGCGATGCGCGAATAGATAGTATCGCACTCGGATTAATGCGCGATACTTCGTACATCATCGAAGGCGATTCTTCCGAACGGATACGACAATGGAATTCGAAACAGAGAGTTCCATTGTTTGCATACGCGTTTTCAAAAAAACAACATTCGTTTTCTCTTGCCGTCAATCATCCTGCGTACGAAAAAAAAGTCGAAATGGATACTTCGGGAACATTTATCTTTGTTCGCGAATTTTGGTACGGTAAAGATATGCGTATTCCGCAAACGATGACCTTGGACGAATATATTAAAGAACGAATCGCGTATGAACAACGAAAACTTTGGGAAGATAGCGTGTATTTATACCGTTTCAAAAACGAAGGAAAAGACGCACTCGGTTCGTTGTTTGGAACGATTACGAACATTGATATTCCTATTCCCGCAAATCCGTTGTTTAGTATTTTTGGTCCTCCAAGAATCAATTTGCACGTTTCAGGTTCAGTGGATATTCACGCAGGATTTCGAACACAAAAAAGTGATTTGGTTTCTACTTCGGCGCGCGACCAATTACAAACAGACCCGAATTTCAATCAGGAAGTGCAAGTGAACGTGAACGGAACAATCGGCGATAAACTCAATATTCTTTCCGATTGGAATACGCAACGCACGTTTGAATATGAAAATCAATTGAAACTCAAATACACGGGGTACGATGATGAAATAATTCAAAGTGTCGAAGCAGGAAACGTTTCGATGCAAGCGCCGGGATTTTTTGGAAGCAGCGCCGCATTGTTTGGAGTAAAAGCAAAAATGCAATTAGGTCCCGTTACCTTGTATTCTCTTGTATCACAAAAGAAAGGACAAATAAAAGATGTAACGGTCAAAGGCGGTTCAAAAGAAACACCGTTCGAGGTAAAGCCGTGGGATTATTCCACAAACCACTATTTTGTTGATACGCTGTATAGAAGCAAGTTCGTGGATTATTACAATAATATTCCTTCCATTGTAGATGCGCGCTTGCAGATAAAAGACGAAGAAGTATGGATAACTCGGAGCAACAGCAGACCAGAACCCGGAGACAGAAAAGTTGTTGCTCTGCTGAACCTTCCATCCTACTTGTCATCAGATACTATTCCTTCAGTGTATGATTCTATTCGAGTAATTCAAGGCGGCTCCGGAGGAGATACCGTAGTCGGAAGTTTTTATAAATTAGAAAAATCAGAATACACATTCCATCGAGAAACCGGTTACATTACGTTGAACAGAGCGCCAAGCAACGACCAAGCAATTGCGATTGCATATCGTATCGAAGGCAATACAGGAAATGAAACTGATGATGAAGTGTTCGGCGAATTTTCGAGCGATAATAACAACTCGGAAAGTGTGTTGATTTTAAAACTTGTTCGTCCGAAAAACTTACTCCCTTCGTACACGCAAGCATGGAAAATGCAATTGAAAAATATTTTGAGTTTAGGCGCAAAAAATTTAAAAGACAAAGGATTTGAACTAAAAATTTTCTACGAAAAACTAAACGAAAAAAAAGAAAGCATTAATCCGTTTGGACAAGAAGTAAAATTAGTTACCATATTGGGACTTGACAAACGCAATGCACAAGGAGCAACAATTCCTGACGGCGAATTTGATTTCGCTCCTGGTTTAACAATTGACCAATCGCGCGGCGAAATTATTTTCCCGACGCTTCGTCCTTTTGATTCCACTATCATCAATTATTTCAACTCAACCGATACAGCAATTCTTCAGTATACGTTTCATCAGATTTATGATAGCACGTTGGAAGAAGCGAAGCGTGTTCCGGGATTGGACAACTACATTATTCGCGGGAAATACACTGCGGATATTACTTCGCGGTTTAATCTTGGGTTCAATGTTGTTGAAGGAAGCGTGAAAGTTTTACACAATGGAAGCCCGTTAATCCCCAATGTTGATTATACAGTGGATTATATTTTAGGAGACGTTATCATCAAAAACGAATCTGCTCTTGTTCCGGGAGCAGATTTGCAAATTTTGTTCGAACAAAATGATTTATTCCAACTTGCTTCAAAAACATTATTAGGCGCGCGGCTCGAAACAGAACCGTTCCCCAACACGATACTTGGTGCAACGTTAATGAATCTGAATCAGCAAACGTTGAGCGACAAAGTGCGATTAACAGAAGAGCCAACAAATAATTTGATGATGGGTTTCGATTTTAAATCATCAATTTCCATGCCGTTGCTCACGGATGCATTGAATGCGCTTCCGCTGTTTCAAACGCGAGAGCCTTCAGAAATTGTTATTACTGCCGAAGCCGCATATATGGACCCGAATGCGAACACAAAAAAAAGCACTATTGTTGGCGAAACCGATAAAAGCATTGCATACATTGACGATTTTGAAGGCGCGCAACGTTCCATAACACTCGGAACAAGTTTCTCGCAATGGAAACTCGCAAGCCCACCGAAACGGGGATACGATGCGGATACAACGACGGCAACATACCGTTCGAAACTGATGTGGTACACTCCTCCCTCCGGAACAGTTATCAGCGATAGTATTTGGCCCAAACGCAGCACTGCGGCGGGAGAAAACAACGTAACAGTTTTAGATTTGCGAATGAAACCGCGCGAACGAGGTATGTATAATTATACAAAGACTACGACTGATGAAACAGCACGCGAATTAGATTGGGCAGGAATAATGCGCGCAATGAGTTCTTCGTCGAATAATCTTGTGAATCAAAATATGTCGTACATCGAAATTTGGATGCAAGTAAGAAACAACGACGACCTTTCTACCGGAAAAATGATGATTGATTTGGGACAAATTTCCGAAGACATCATACCGAATTATACATTGAATTCGGAAGACCTCATAGCATTTTCGGTTCCAAACGGAATCCTCAATGTGAACGAAGGTGAAGATGTTGGTCTTGATATGCTAACAGATGAACAAGAACGAAATGCAGATACATTAAGAAAAAAACTGAAACAACCTGTTGACCCGACGGTGCTGATCGGCGACGCAAGTGGAGACAATTATGATTTTGCCGGTCCATCCTCTAATAATTATTCAAACATCAACGGAACCGATAACAATCACGAAAGCATTGCGGGAAGATTTCCGGACACGGAAGATTTAAACGGCAACAATAATTTAGACGTATCCAATAATTATTTTGAGTACGAAATTGACTTGAACACTTCTGTTCCCGAACAAAACCCGTTGATTGTTGGAGGCGGAAATAACGGATGGTATCAATTTCGTATCCCGCTTTCCGAAGCAACGCGTCGTATCGGAACTCCTACGCTGGAAAACGTTGAATATATACGCGTTTGGCTATCGGGCTTTCAACATAGCACCGATGTACTTGTTCGTATTGCCGATTTCAGTATTGTTGGAAATCAATGGTTAGAATACACGCGTAACGACAGTGTATTAAAAACATCCGTTGTCAATGTAGAAGACAATCCCGAATATAGTATTCCGCCGGGCGTAGTTCGCGAAAAAGACAAAACGAAACCCGACCAAAATGTTCAGTTCAATGAACAAGCGCTTGCTCTCATTGTAACGGATATGCCCGATGCGCGTAACCAGCAAGATAGCGCAAAATATCAAGCAGTGCGTTATTTTACTTCTCCGATGAAACCGTTGGATGTTCTGAATTACAAACAAATGAAAATGTTCGTCCATGGAGAACAGTACAATGCTGTTACAAGAAATGGATTTCGCTTCATAGATTCGCTCAATTACGATGCCGATTTCTATATTCGTTTTGGAAACGATGCGAATAATTATTACGAATACCGCGCACCGCTACGTCCTGCGGGTTCATCCATCACCCCGGAACAACAATGGCCCAAAGAAAATTTTGTAACCATTGATTTTGCCGAGCTCACTTCTTTAAAACAAGGAAGAGATTCTGCGACAACAGTGAATGTAAAATATCGTCGCGTTTCCAATGGTGTTCCTCGTGCCTATTATGGAGTGCGCGGCAATCCTTCACTTTCCCGCATTGCATATATAGGCATAGGAGTTACAAACCCTCCAAACAATCCATCACCGCAACGATTTCCCCTTGATTTGGACAATGTTATTTCCGGGGTCGTGTGGGTAAATGAATTGCGACTTGTTGATGTTGACAACACTCCCGGTTGGGCATATCGTATAAACTCCAGCGTTAAACTCGCAGACTTGGGAAATGTGCGAGTATCGTATTCAGAAACAGACCCATTTTTTCATACGCTCGAACAACGCTTCGGAAGCAGAGAAGTTGCAAAGGATTTAGGATTTAGTTTTGATATTGGTTTTGAAAAATTCTTGCCGCAAAGTTGGCAAGGAACAACATTGCCGTTCAGTTATACGTACTCGCAACGAAAACGACAACCACGATATTTTCAAGGCACCGATATTATCGTAGAAAAAACTATTCATCGGCTACAACAAGAAGGCAACAACACCGATTCTCTCGAACTTTCCTCCCAAACGCGCTCTGTTGCACACGTGTTTGCAATGCCGACTATTCATTTTGCTGTTCCCTCAAACGCATGGTTTATTGACCAAACAATCAATCGGCTCTCGTTTTCTGCTAACTACAATATTCAGCGCGATACGAACCCGCAATTTCTTTCCAGCGAATTATGGGGATGGAATGGAAGAATTTCGTACGATTTATCGTTTCCTGCAGATTATTATATTCAGCCATTTAAAACCGTTTTTGCAAATATTCCTATTCTCAAAGACTATAAAGAATATAAATTCTTTTACACGCCGGGAAAAATTCAATGGAATGTTGATGCACGGCGCGATAGAAAAGAAGAAATAGCGCGAGCAGGAAGAAAAAAAAATTTGACATCAAATTTTCTTGCAAATCGTTCGTTCGGATTCGGATGGAAAGTGAGCGAAGGCGGATTGCTGAACGTGAACGGAAGTTATTCTCTTTCTGCTGAAAGTGTTCCGACGCACCTCGAAGAAGATTCTTCTACTCATACACTCTATTCGTTTTCTAAAATCGTTCGAAAGTTATTTGTTTCCAAAAAAATTGTTGACCTTGGTGAAGATTCACGATACGGACAAAATGTTTCGTTGCAATTGAAGCCAACAATTCCTAATGTATTTGATATTCCCAAGTATCTCGATTTGGGCGGCGGATACAAAGTTGATTACGGATGGTCATCGAAATTTCAAGGGGAAATCGGTCAAAGCGCAGGATGGAGCAATCAAAT
Above is a window of Ignavibacteria bacterium DNA encoding:
- the nuoL gene encoding NADH-quinone oxidoreductase subunit L — its product is MNFAPYIIISPLVGFLLNGLFGKKISNEKISGTIGSLAVFIPFVIACGIFWEMIHLPIEERAHIIQLFNWFEVGSLSIPFALQIDQLSILMTLIVTGVGFLIHVYSIGYMHGDKAFWRFFTYLNLFITMMLCLVLGNNFLVMFLGWEGVGLCSFLLIGFWHDRKFEVGGADNNSMTTDAAKKAFVVNRVGDFGFLIGMFLIYSLFGTLTFTDVFSKAATLQSGSSILFWITLCLFIGATGKSAQIPLFVWLPDAMAGPTPVSALIHAATMVTSGIYMIARCSILFALAPDTMLIVAVVGICTAVFAASIGLVQNDIKKVLAYSTVSQLGYMFLALGVGAFTAGIFHVMTHAFFKALLFLGSGAVIHAMHEEQDIQKMGGLKKYLPITFATFLIGTIAIAGIPPFAGFFSKDEILWKAYSQGNIVLWLLGAIGAALTAFYMFRLVSLTFENTPRFDSHHTHPHEAPKTMTIPLMILAVLSIVGGFVGIPESLGGGNALEKFLEPIFEKAQFRLPLHHEGSHSMEYILMAVSVAIAVTSIFFARKKYVAQTLPVENNSNGFRKLLWNKYYVDEIYNFLFVNSTFKLSESFLWKIFDIKIVDGMVNGTASLIAIISGQLRKIQVGVAQSYAAAFVVGIIV
- the nuoK gene encoding NADH-quinone oxidoreductase subunit NuoK translates to MIPLQHYLILSAILFTTGVVGVLTQRNAIVVFMCIELMLNSVNLSLIAFSQFIGNATGQILVFFVMTVAAAEAAVGLSIVIALYRNKQTLFLDEINIMKW
- the ruvB gene encoding Holliday junction branch migration DNA helicase RuvB — protein: MNRTYITTPEQLEDERDFDTTLRPNSLHEFWGQEKIVNNLRIFISAAKQRKEPLDHVLLTGPPGLGKTTLAHIIANEMGKKIHITSGPILDKPYNLAGMLLKLEQDEILFIDEIHRLNTVVEEYLYSAMEDFRLDIINDSGPNASSVQLEIKKFTLVGATTRAGLLSAPLRSRFGIPNRLDYYTPNILLEILRRSSKILGVEAKEQGLQEIALRSRGTPRIANRLLKRCRDFAQADPSLKEFKRIITKEVAQKTLNELEVDSNGLDEMDKRILLTIIEKFKGGPVGVGTIAAAVGEEAGTIEEVYEPYLMQEGFLHRTPRGREATEIAYKHFGMLKKVHTGSSLFPTN
- the sprA gene encoding cell surface protein SprA; amino-acid sequence: MRQYTATAIIVTAGVVATAVVVVRTFRDKPTLPAISVDTTHQKKIFPPEIPSTKDTLLKPQEPESVSVAQEIFSENKHVDSTNIISKPETSRAIVSQQIPSVKETTSVAASPFSIDSTKQITKAQQDTTEKISSDTSVEEKKTSPPITKDEVSEKEKIEEEKEGKIEQEEGEGEEKKEDEKMSKPSKGTVEPRRDTLRRDARIDSIALGLMRDTSYIIEGDSSERIRQWNSKQRVPLFAYAFSKKQHSFSLAVNHPAYEKKVEMDTSGTFIFVREFWYGKDMRIPQTMTLDEYIKERIAYEQRKLWEDSVYLYRFKNEGKDALGSLFGTITNIDIPIPANPLFSIFGPPRINLHVSGSVDIHAGFRTQKSDLVSTSARDQLQTDPNFNQEVQVNVNGTIGDKLNILSDWNTQRTFEYENQLKLKYTGYDDEIIQSVEAGNVSMQAPGFFGSSAALFGVKAKMQLGPVTLYSLVSQKKGQIKDVTVKGGSKETPFEVKPWDYSTNHYFVDTLYRSKFVDYYNNIPSIVDARLQIKDEEVWITRSNSRPEPGDRKVVALLNLPSYLSSDTIPSVYDSIRVIQGGSGGDTVVGSFYKLEKSEYTFHRETGYITLNRAPSNDQAIAIAYRIEGNTGNETDDEVFGEFSSDNNNSESVLILKLVRPKNLLPSYTQAWKMQLKNILSLGAKNLKDKGFELKIFYEKLNEKKESINPFGQEVKLVTILGLDKRNAQGATIPDGEFDFAPGLTIDQSRGEIIFPTLRPFDSTIINYFNSTDTAILQYTFHQIYDSTLEEAKRVPGLDNYIIRGKYTADITSRFNLGFNVVEGSVKVLHNGSPLIPNVDYTVDYILGDVIIKNESALVPGADLQILFEQNDLFQLASKTLLGARLETEPFPNTILGATLMNLNQQTLSDKVRLTEEPTNNLMMGFDFKSSISMPLLTDALNALPLFQTREPSEIVITAEAAYMDPNANTKKSTIVGETDKSIAYIDDFEGAQRSITLGTSFSQWKLASPPKRGYDADTTTATYRSKLMWYTPPSGTVISDSIWPKRSTAAGENNVTVLDLRMKPRERGMYNYTKTTTDETARELDWAGIMRAMSSSSNNLVNQNMSYIEIWMQVRNNDDLSTGKMMIDLGQISEDIIPNYTLNSEDLIAFSVPNGILNVNEGEDVGLDMLTDEQERNADTLRKKLKQPVDPTVLIGDASGDNYDFAGPSSNNYSNINGTDNNHESIAGRFPDTEDLNGNNNLDVSNNYFEYEIDLNTSVPEQNPLIVGGGNNGWYQFRIPLSEATRRIGTPTLENVEYIRVWLSGFQHSTDVLVRIADFSIVGNQWLEYTRNDSVLKTSVVNVEDNPEYSIPPGVVREKDKTKPDQNVQFNEQALALIVTDMPDARNQQDSAKYQAVRYFTSPMKPLDVLNYKQMKMFVHGEQYNAVTRNGFRFIDSLNYDADFYIRFGNDANNYYEYRAPLRPAGSSITPEQQWPKENFVTIDFAELTSLKQGRDSATTVNVKYRRVSNGVPRAYYGVRGNPSLSRIAYIGIGVTNPPNNPSPQRFPLDLDNVISGVVWVNELRLVDVDNTPGWAYRINSSVKLADLGNVRVSYSETDPFFHTLEQRFGSREVAKDLGFSFDIGFEKFLPQSWQGTTLPFSYTYSQRKRQPRYFQGTDIIVEKTIHRLQQEGNNTDSLELSSQTRSVAHVFAMPTIHFAVPSNAWFIDQTINRLSFSANYNIQRDTNPQFLSSELWGWNGRISYDLSFPADYYIQPFKTVFANIPILKDYKEYKFFYTPGKIQWNVDARRDRKEEIARAGRKKNLTSNFLANRSFGFGWKVSEGGLLNVNGSYSLSAESVPTHLEEDSSTHTLYSFSKIVRKLFVSKKIVDLGEDSRYGQNVSLQLKPTIPNVFDIPKYLDLGGGYKVDYGWSSKFQGEIGQSAGWSNQIDLGFNVKLKQLADLWFPVGTGRTEAPKQELVERGRGRGMRERKELLPDSTQKSTPPDTTYDEKTPSVPIGEKLGELARMFLKVPLLDYDNIQINFSQTNKSANSGIAGENATGLHNFWGSQFFSGSTIENGPSALYQLGLTRSPGDIRARKFFQPKYDTLGNIIKDSLGRILGDTIRPQLVDDYGQTNKLTLKTSRNLWEGARIELNWSVGWANNENEAFNTDFDGNKVASSTSFRGGGSIDRTFLMLPIPLFKPTKSYLKNVGTIALKKSSGGSLSNEDVAKAFEEGLETFPILSKILGEFVPRANYSFRWGGLEKMSTFTGIFSSLSFEHTYQSTFTRTFTVLSDRKTQRTENAKVMFAFQPLAGINATFVEMWKGNLNFSLRYNTQTAYDLVASSADMKETFTREIAGTLGYTKRGFEIPLFGFSLQNDIDFSFNFTLSENSANSYDVLTLAQDQKGIPQGGTTRTQMEPRIRYILSSRVSLAIFYRYTSIKPDEGGSNIPGTTTNEAGLDLKISIQ